One Rosa chinensis cultivar Old Blush chromosome 5, RchiOBHm-V2, whole genome shotgun sequence genomic region harbors:
- the LOC112167335 gene encoding uncharacterized protein LOC112167335, with amino-acid sequence MASIFPLFLLFSSLTLLSIAGAQERAPHGLAKENPMAFSPTAYDFFHPNSKNPVAKDPCVASKCSPLPIAAHVEATEGHESRFSGSQNGKTRVGAGGIAGIVFGLGFVVFLAMGVYYVIVARRTKMTRANTVKPDV; translated from the coding sequence ATGGCTTCCATTTTTCCATTATTTCTCTTGTTCTCTTCTCTCACCCTTCTCTCCATTGCTGGTGCTCAGGAAAGAGCTCCTCATGGACTAGCCAAAGAGAACCCAATGGCATTTTCGCCAACAGCATATGATTTTTTTCATCCAAACTCAAAAAACCCAGTTGCTAAAGACCCGTGTGTTGCTTCCAAATGCTCGCCATTGCCTATTGCAGCCCATGTCGAAGCAACTGAAGGTCATGAGAGCAGATTTTCTGGCTCACAGAATGGCAAGACAAGGGTTGGAGCTGGTGGCATTGCAGGCATTGTGTTCGGTTTAGGATTTGTGGTGTTTCTGGCTATGGGCGTTTACTATGTGATTGTCGCACGCAGAACAAAAATGACTCGGGCTAATACTGTTAAACCTGATGTATGA
- the LOC112166000 gene encoding uncharacterized protein LOC112166000 produces the protein MISVLAQERLLGAALGSILTGIVVFEQRRSIYNSISGTQPESVARSQMREPIFGRKYRSEFAHLWNKAVDQTFRPVIESLSSSGW, from the exons ATGATAAGCGTTCTTGCTCAG gAGCGTCTATTGGGCGCCGCACTCGGAAGCATACTCACCGGAATCGTTGTCTTTGAGCAGCGACGAAGCATCTACAACTCCATTTCTGGTACCCAACCTGAATCCGTTGCCCGATCTCAG ATGAGAGAGCCCATATTTGGAAGGAAATATCGCTCAGAGTTTGCGCACCTCTGGAACAAGGCTGTGGACCAGACATTTCGACCAGTGATTGAGTCCCTTAGTTCATCTGGATGGTAG
- the LOC112202231 gene encoding probable serine/threonine-protein kinase PBL28 isoform X2: MRLFWWQQLPLLILIQLLQPSRTSYKIYAEALLTFKSRVGSPELSGGQIGKYPCLKQWTFLKYYKLKDPCVPFTFPGISSIPLRSNRVNLAPFAPSLFMSQSSIDVQKELHKPRNRRIADIVDGDSSVPTFTPVQEAGDKKPKQKVAAIIGGVAAAFLVVIVVILVYIYLTRVKRVVRRTSDTSSSTPSPHVEWTRGDTSPYAVALSPYDTHNLRQLSILELEQATSNFNENNIIGQGRFGLVYKGLLQDGSIVAIKRRLHAPTQYFFQEVKHIARVNHVHILRLIGYCQDTSQQLLVYDYLPNGNVGNHLYDAEGLPNGKLGLWQRLSVALGAAKGLAHLHSLVPPLLHMNFRTSNVLLDDNFTPKVSDYGLTRLLNKGHYAGSSSAIDCFLDPELDSSKKFSERGDVYSFGVFLLELISGREANGRNQLNLGDNLLLQAKDCEDLDRFVDKTLGDYTMQAATKQMMELALMCIEASEQRPHMKTVVQVLERIQAKEISHFHIEVEEIGAVTLGSELFK, translated from the exons ATGCGCTTGTTCTGGTGGCAGCAGTTGCCTCTGCTTATACTCATTCAACTTTTACAACCCAGCAGAACAAGTTACAAAATATACg CTGAAGCTTTACTGACCTTCAAGAGCAGGGTTGGAAGTCCTGAACTCTCCGGTGGTCAGATTGGAAAATATCCGTGTCTAAAGCAATGGACATTTCTCAAATATTATAAACTGAAGGACCCTTGTGTTCCTTt CACATTTCCTGGTATCTCTTCAATTCCCCTGCGGTCTAACAGAGTCAACTTAGCACCATTTGCTCCAAGCCTTTTCATGTCACAATCTTCAATTGATGTACAAAAAGAACTCCATAAACCAAGAAACAGAAGGATAGCAGACATAGTTGATGGGGACAGCAGTGTTCCAACATTCACACCTGTACAAGAAGCTGGTGataaaaaaccaaaacagaaagTTGCAGCCATCATTGGTGGAGTTGCTGCTGCTTTTCTTGTGGTTATTGTAGTGATACTAGTTTACATCTACTTGACGCGTGTCAAAAGAGTCGTCAGGCGAACATCTGATACATCATCTTCTACACCATCCCCCCATG TTGAATGGACAAGAGGGGACACATCCCCCTACGCCGTTGCTTTATCTCCATATGATACACACAACTTGAGGCAACTGTCAATATTGGAACTAGAGCAAGCTACTAGCAATTTCAATGAAAATAATATCATAGGCCAAGGTAGATTTGGTTTGGTCTACAAGGGATTGCTCCAAGATGGATCTATTGTGGCTATCAAGAGACGCCTACATGCTCCGACTCAGTATTTTTTTCAAGAG GTGAAGCACATAGCTCGTGTGAACCACGTGCATATTCTCAGGCTCATTGGTTATTGTCAAGATACAAGTCAACAGTTACTTGTCTATGACTATCTTCCAAATGGAAATGTTGGGAATCATCTATATG ATGCTGAAGGTTTGCCTAATGGAAAGCTCGGTTTATGGCAAAGGTTATCGGTTGCTTTGGGAGCAGCCAAAG GACTTGCACATCTTCATAGTTTGGTACCTCCTCTCCTGCACATGAATTTCAGGACAAGCAATGTTCTTTTGGATGATAACTTTACACCCAAGGTGTCTGATTATGGATTAACCAGACTGCTAAATAAGGGTCACTATGCTGGATCATCTTCAGCCATAGACTGCTTTCTTGACCCAGA GTTAGATTCATCGAAGAAATTTTCAGAAAGAGGTGATGTGTACAGTTTTGGGGTCTTCTTACTGGAATTGATCAGCGGACGTGAAGCAAATGGCAGAAACCAGTTAAATTTGGGGGATAATTTATTATTGCAG GCGAAGGATTGTGAGGATTTGGACAGATTTGTTGATAAAACATTAGGAGACTATACAATGCAAGCTGCAACAAAACAGATGATGGAGTTAGCATTGATGTGTATAGAGGCTAGTGAACAAAGACCACACATGAAGACTGTTGTTCAAGTGCTCGAACGGATTCAAGCGAAAGAAATTAGCCATTTTCACATCGAAGTCGAGGAGATAGGTGCTGTGACTCTTGGTAGTGAACTTTTCAAATGA
- the LOC112202231 gene encoding probable serine/threonine-protein kinase PBL28 isoform X1: protein MRLFWWQQLPLLILIQLLQPSRTSYKIYAEALLTFKSRVGSPELSGGQIGKYPCLKQWTFLKYYKLKDPCVPFGTFPGISSIPLRSNRVNLAPFAPSLFMSQSSIDVQKELHKPRNRRIADIVDGDSSVPTFTPVQEAGDKKPKQKVAAIIGGVAAAFLVVIVVILVYIYLTRVKRVVRRTSDTSSSTPSPHVEWTRGDTSPYAVALSPYDTHNLRQLSILELEQATSNFNENNIIGQGRFGLVYKGLLQDGSIVAIKRRLHAPTQYFFQEVKHIARVNHVHILRLIGYCQDTSQQLLVYDYLPNGNVGNHLYDAEGLPNGKLGLWQRLSVALGAAKGLAHLHSLVPPLLHMNFRTSNVLLDDNFTPKVSDYGLTRLLNKGHYAGSSSAIDCFLDPELDSSKKFSERGDVYSFGVFLLELISGREANGRNQLNLGDNLLLQAKDCEDLDRFVDKTLGDYTMQAATKQMMELALMCIEASEQRPHMKTVVQVLERIQAKEISHFHIEVEEIGAVTLGSELFK, encoded by the exons ATGCGCTTGTTCTGGTGGCAGCAGTTGCCTCTGCTTATACTCATTCAACTTTTACAACCCAGCAGAACAAGTTACAAAATATACg CTGAAGCTTTACTGACCTTCAAGAGCAGGGTTGGAAGTCCTGAACTCTCCGGTGGTCAGATTGGAAAATATCCGTGTCTAAAGCAATGGACATTTCTCAAATATTATAAACTGAAGGACCCTTGTGTTCCTTt CGGCACATTTCCTGGTATCTCTTCAATTCCCCTGCGGTCTAACAGAGTCAACTTAGCACCATTTGCTCCAAGCCTTTTCATGTCACAATCTTCAATTGATGTACAAAAAGAACTCCATAAACCAAGAAACAGAAGGATAGCAGACATAGTTGATGGGGACAGCAGTGTTCCAACATTCACACCTGTACAAGAAGCTGGTGataaaaaaccaaaacagaaagTTGCAGCCATCATTGGTGGAGTTGCTGCTGCTTTTCTTGTGGTTATTGTAGTGATACTAGTTTACATCTACTTGACGCGTGTCAAAAGAGTCGTCAGGCGAACATCTGATACATCATCTTCTACACCATCCCCCCATG TTGAATGGACAAGAGGGGACACATCCCCCTACGCCGTTGCTTTATCTCCATATGATACACACAACTTGAGGCAACTGTCAATATTGGAACTAGAGCAAGCTACTAGCAATTTCAATGAAAATAATATCATAGGCCAAGGTAGATTTGGTTTGGTCTACAAGGGATTGCTCCAAGATGGATCTATTGTGGCTATCAAGAGACGCCTACATGCTCCGACTCAGTATTTTTTTCAAGAG GTGAAGCACATAGCTCGTGTGAACCACGTGCATATTCTCAGGCTCATTGGTTATTGTCAAGATACAAGTCAACAGTTACTTGTCTATGACTATCTTCCAAATGGAAATGTTGGGAATCATCTATATG ATGCTGAAGGTTTGCCTAATGGAAAGCTCGGTTTATGGCAAAGGTTATCGGTTGCTTTGGGAGCAGCCAAAG GACTTGCACATCTTCATAGTTTGGTACCTCCTCTCCTGCACATGAATTTCAGGACAAGCAATGTTCTTTTGGATGATAACTTTACACCCAAGGTGTCTGATTATGGATTAACCAGACTGCTAAATAAGGGTCACTATGCTGGATCATCTTCAGCCATAGACTGCTTTCTTGACCCAGA GTTAGATTCATCGAAGAAATTTTCAGAAAGAGGTGATGTGTACAGTTTTGGGGTCTTCTTACTGGAATTGATCAGCGGACGTGAAGCAAATGGCAGAAACCAGTTAAATTTGGGGGATAATTTATTATTGCAG GCGAAGGATTGTGAGGATTTGGACAGATTTGTTGATAAAACATTAGGAGACTATACAATGCAAGCTGCAACAAAACAGATGATGGAGTTAGCATTGATGTGTATAGAGGCTAGTGAACAAAGACCACACATGAAGACTGTTGTTCAAGTGCTCGAACGGATTCAAGCGAAAGAAATTAGCCATTTTCACATCGAAGTCGAGGAGATAGGTGCTGTGACTCTTGGTAGTGAACTTTTCAAATGA